In Colletotrichum lupini chromosome 6, complete sequence, a single window of DNA contains:
- a CDS encoding O-methyltransferase, with amino-acid sequence MSNEEQNTVAAVDAIESVARANLLPPNGKLDNAIANSQRHNLPEITVAPLQGQFLAIQCKLIGAKEVLEIGTLGGYSTIWLAEAGAKVTSIEINPKHRDVALDNVSGLDVEIILGSALDVLPKLAADGRKFDMVFCDASWGEQEKYFDWAVKLTRPKGCIYVDNVVWNILGQDKAKEGKESLLTHVGKDKRVTAMVVPMISTAHTVHEGHTVLDGFLLAVVD; translated from the coding sequence ATGTCCAATGAGGAGCAAAACACCGTCGCGGCTGTGGATGCCATCGAAAGCGTCGCTCGAGCGAATCTTCTCCCACCAAACGGGAAATTGGACAACGCGATCGCGAACTCTCAGAGGCACAACTTACCAGAGATCACTGTTGCCCCGCTCCAAGGCCAATTTCTCGCCATTCAGTGTAAGCTCATAGGCGCCAAGGAAGTTCTCGAGATTGGTACCCTCGGCGGGTATTCAACCATCTGGCTCGCCGAAGCGGGAGCGAAAGTCACTAGCATTGAGATCAACCCAAAGCATCGCGATGTAGCCCTTGATAATGTCTCGGGGCTCGACGTCGAGATCATACTCGGCTCCGCTCTGGACGTCCTACCCAAGCTGGCCGCAGATGGCCGCAAATTTGACATGGTGTTTTGCGATGCATCATGGGGCGAGCAGGAGAAGTACTTTGACTGGGCAGTGAAATTGACCAGACCGAAGGGATGCATCTACGTCGATAATGTGGTGTGGAACATCTTGGGTCAAGATAAGGCGAAGGAGGGGAAAGAGTCCTTGTTGACCCACGTCGGAAAGGACAAGAGAGTCACGGCGATGGTTGTTCCCATGATATCAACCGCGCATACGGTCCATGAGGGTCACACGGTTTTGGACGGCTTCTTGTTAGCAGTAGTCGATTAG